ACAAACCAATGGAACACATATGACATTGAACCTTGTCGTTTCCATTTCCCACTAGGCAATGCTGCCTGCGCACTGAAGTGAGGCTTACTCTCACTCAATATGCTGTCAAGGGGTTTCTCTAAAGTTGTTAAGGAATTTGGATGTGTGGTTACttttaaagaaacacactggAGATGGTGGGTGGCACAATGTTTACCTCTACTACCTCAATAAACCACTGTCTTTAGTTAAAATCCcacacttcttctttttctggaTTATGTTTGCATTTTCCCCATGTGTCTGTGTGGCCTTTTTCCACCACCTCCTTAGAGATGCAGggccccaatccaggtggttcatcttgtggtgggtgcagcatgcATGTTAAGTCAATTTACAATTCTTAGTTGTCCCTGTGTGAGTATGTGCCTGAATGGGCCCAGCAATTGATGGGGGCACAACTACTGTTGATTCCTATCTTGTGCCCAGTGCCATGTGGATAAACTATGGCCCTTGTGACCCTGGATTGTATTAATCAAGTTTGTTTTTGtgatgtacatatactgtaattttacATTGTATATACAGAAGTATGTGAAAACTAAGTACACACTTGAAGTGTTtttttatcaagatttgatcttcatttaaacagtatctatagataaaggtgtgccacatttacattttatagaccattttataatttaaataaacataaataccaaTTTTGCATGTgggaaaagtaagtacacccctgcATTCAAATACCTCAAATTAGAATCAGGAGTAAATGATTAGTACTTCATTAGAGATGATGATCTTGGAGGAGTTCCTGTCTtgtttaaacctcagatatttagTTGTTGAAGTAGGAGTTATTAGCATGCCTAGAGTGAAAGAGCTATGCAAAGCCTTCAGAAAGAACTCCATACAATTGGAAATTAATCATTCCATTGTTTGGATTATCATATAGAAGTGGAGAAgatttcctccatccatccatccattatccaacccgcaatatcccaactacagggtcagaggggtctgctggagccaatcccagccaacactgggcgcaaggcaggacaaCTGCTAACTTGTCAGGCCCACCTTGCAATTTCtaaaagatgctgaaagaagccCTTAAGAATTTTATCACAGGACTTTCGGGTCTCTCTTGGCACTGCTGATGTGAAAGTGTGTGAGTCTAgcattagaaagaggctgcatAAATCAGATCTACATGGGAGGTGTGCCAGAAGGAAACCTTTGCTGTCTTGAAAGAACTTAAGGATCAGGACTAAAGTTTACCCATGAACACCGAGACAAAGACTGGGACTTTAGAAACAAAGTGCTCTGAACAGACAAGGCAAAGGTAGAGTTATTTGGGCATAATACTAGAAAACATGTTGGGTGAAAACCAAAAACAGCATTCAACCAGAAGAACTTGATGCCAACTGTAAAGTATGATGGTGTTaaatgtcatggtttggggctgcctTTGCTGCATGAGGGCCTGGATAGCTCATCATCATACAATCCATTATGAACTCTTCACTGTACCAGTGGGTGCTTGAggatgtgagaccatctgtcagaagatcAAAGCTCAATTGAAGGTAGACCTTGCAACATaataaaaattctgaaaagaaacaaatgtagGGTTCTGGATTGGCCAAGTCAAGTCCAGGTCTGAGATGCTGTGGGAGGATTTGAAATGCGGTGTGCATTTGATATCCCTCACTTATTATAGAGCTGGATAAAGGAAGAGTAAAACCTTTCACCAGTCAATATCAGAGACTGGTAGACAGTTATAGAAAATACCTACTTGAAGGGGGAATACTAACTATTAGAGTCAAGGGTGGGCTTACTTCTTCCACAGACAGATAGggcatattcattcatttttcactgaataagttattgtaaattattttttccccaatCACATCCCCTTTATCTAAAGCTACTATTTAAATGGAGATCAAGTCTTGAGATGTTCACatgtgttaaacaaaaaaaaaaacatttcaggacTGTAGCTCCTTCCATCGAAAAGTGCTTCCCATACATAGTTTACACAAAGAGACATGTTGAGAGATTCTTGTGAAATGACTTACTGAATGACCTACAGTGACTTAGTGATTGTGTGGTTCATACAGCCTGAGCAAGAGgttgaggttgggagcatgcgctgatagcacttTGCCGCACCCCcaacacaacaaaccacctggattgggacctgagtgcaaggggtgacacctcagcaccacactggaacagtgtgaggtttttgatggtggctggtgtgccaatcctgccaccaatcttTAAGTCTTCCCTGTTagttgaaggacctgcttgcagggctggatgctgattaacgtcatacccacgatgaagcaattacaggttaagggccttactcaaggggcccaatggagtaaaTTCACTTCTGgagtttacaggattcgaactggcaaccttccaattgctggtgcagatcccaTGAGTACTCTGGAAAAATTGTATGACTTTTCTTTTGAACTGTTAACACTAGGAACAATATAGTGATAAATTACAAGGAAGAGTGTCATGATAGTCATCTAGCTGTAGCTGTTAATGCTTTCAGCGACTCAGTGGTTCAAATCCTTGCTTTTGCTGGTTTTGCTTGTTCTCTCCATTTCTGGTTGGGTTTATccctgttttataaagatgtacaGCACATGTTAGACTGATTGGTAATTCTAATTATTTTTGGCTAGTTGAATAAGTATTATGGTTGTTTTTTGGTAAATTTACTCTTAAGACATTTTCTCCATTTCTCAAATGCAGGCTGCACCTGTAACCCACCCACCAACTTCTGCACAGGCAAACCCAATGGAAACTACCCCAATCCCAACAACCCTCACACCTACATCGCCTGCTGCAATGGCGTTCCTGTCGAAATGCAGTGCCCTGCTGGACTCATCTACAACGCAGCTAAGGATCAGTGTGACTGGCCAGGTAAGATGCACTGGAACACAGACCTTTTAAGAAgccctttttgaaataaattaatttgtaatgGGCAGACACTTGTTTCCTTAAAGCTCCAAATTTGAAATTTTGGGTCAGGTGGAGTTTTCGCCTGATGCTCCAGTTACCTTATAAGTCTTAAAGACCTGTATGGTAGGAGGACTGGTGCttctaattttgttttctgtgaggTAGTGTGGGTGTGGAAGGATGATCTAATGTCCAGGGTTTCTTCTTGCCTTACATTCAATAATAACAGAATAGAGTTGTGGTAGCTGTCATAAAGAAGCCCAGAACAGAGAGCAGGCCAGACAGAAAGGCCAATCTTACCTTAATTTCATGTCTGGGTCACTGGATTAGGCCTCACCAAAAGCAGCCTGGCCCCAAACCCCACAGGCAAGATTTAGCTTTCACATgcccaaaatgtttttaaatagtaAAAGGTTCAGTCCTCTAACGTGGAGCAGAGGGAAGCGGTGAAACTTCTGAttcaatataaaaccaaagcaagtttttttttaatttaaagaatgtattaaagagttaaaaaatgatcagaaaaagGTGGTGCAAGCACAGAAAGTGCAAAAATAGGTTTTCACCTACATACTGTAGGTAAAAGCTAAGGTGAAGAAAACCAAGAAATACAATCCACACAAACTACCTTTAACACAGCAGGGGTCAAAACcaacaaaaatccaaacaagaataataaATTGAACAACCAGGAGGCAAAACCAGAATGCCACAGCTTCTCCATTTATACTGCTGAGACAGTCCACCAGCAGCTTCATCATCGGGAGCCCCCACTTTAAGGAAGTCAGGGCAAATAAGTagaactaaacacacaaaatggccaataaaaaacataatgtaaaattaatacaaaaccaaaaacagaatttcaaacatGCTAATGTTTGTCCACACGATTATTGAGGACTACTGGGTCTAACACCTTAACCTTGATCTTAACTGAAAACTTTTGACCTGATATGGTGGTGTGTATTTATGGCAAAGTGGTTGAAAAACGCAGTCATAATTACCAGAAAGTCACAAAGAAAGCAGCAATATCTGTTTTACAATCAAGGACAGCGCAGAAAGTGATTAAGTGAcgaagaacaacaaaaaataagaagACGTGATGCCAAGCAAAAATCATCCTGAATATAGTCTGAAATATTCTGGAAACTCAAAAAAATTTAGGTCATGGCAATCAGGTGTCCATTTTACTGGTGGACAGAAAAGTTAATCGTAATAAAAGCATAGCCCCCACTGGCGCATCTACTGATAATACCCCAGGACACGGTATATACATGtacagaattcataatcaagtgtaggtattgtgtttattgattatagaaCAACTTCATTAAATGTTAATAATGGCTGGGAAAGTGACCTATAGTCATGTGTTTACagcaaaataattgaaaaaaaaacatcttaatgttagaaacaaaatgaacagcagacatctgctgagcatcaagcaaatgtCTGAGATGCCAAACAAGTGAAAAACaatgagaagaaataaaaagacaagatGCTAAATAAAATTTACAAGATATAATCCTGAATAAAAAAACCAGTGGAGCAGATCACAGATACAATGGCTCAAAGGCGTGCAAGACAAAGTCTAAGACACAAAATGCAAGAACACTccagagaaagaaagacacagtGACAGTCAAGGAGGCCGTCAAATATTGACGCTTCTTGGAAGACTACAGCTGTGCAAAGTTATATCAGCAATGTGATCAATATCAAGCtgtatttttaatgttgaaaacaaGAGAATAAGTTGccaaaataaagtagaaaaatatgtaaaaaaacaaaagttccaCTTGCTGTAGAtgaagtaataaaattcattaagaCTTGTACAGAAATTGaactatttagaaaacataaaaCGTATCAACAGCTTTCAGCCTcctactttttcattttcattttatttgagctGTTTCCCTaattaataacataaaatgaaGCTTGAGCTTGAATCTAGGCAGGTTTAGTCAAAGATAACCATTAAATCGCTCCTTTTTCATTTAATCACCCTTTAGTGTGAAGTTTTCAATTGGTTTGCTAATAAATCATAAGTGTCTGGTGTTCTCATGTGTTGCACATTGTTTCAGGTTCATGCCTTCCCAACCCGGGTCCCAATTTCTGCACTGGCAAACCAAATGGGAACTACGTCAACCCTAACAATCCCAACAGCTACATTTCTTGCTCTAATGGACTGATCTACATCATGCAGTGTCCTGCCGGTCTTATCTATAATCCTGATAAGGACTGGTGTGACTGGCCTTCCAGTGGCAACAACCCTGGCACAGGTGTGTATGAAACCTTGATATGTTGTTTTAAGGAGCAGATACAAGTTTGAATCATGTCATCTGCAGAAATGATTTAATGATACATAGTTGGGGGTGTTAGTGGTGGGCAGGAGAATGAATACAGGCCTAGTAGAGGACTTTGTTCAATGGTGCTAACTGAAGCACGAGCAGATGAAGACCACTCTTTACCCAGTTCTCAATGATAGTGGTAAAGACACACAGTATAAGCACCTCAGTGTGCACCAGAATGACAGGCTTGAGTGAAGTACCAACACAGAATAAGATGAAACAGAATTGCCTCTATTTCCTGAGAAGGTTGAAGTGATTTCATGTGTGCAGGTCACTCTTACAAGTTTTCCACCAATCTGTATTGCAGCATTTCTCTACCCTTAAGTatctgcgacccgagttttcataacagttttaatcgcgccccctaacgtttttttgaaaccctaataaaatttgtTCCTATactttttgctgccgatacaccgctacaagtttaaaatttccgtacgaatagcgaaattacaccacatatggcaacatttttttccaagGAGTGCTATGTGAGGTTGTTTCTACACTCAGTCAAGAGTCAACCTTCAGATTTGGTggccttgttccctgtgtgctgaatggtactgagctggtctagcagacatcttaacagTCAATGACACTGTGTGCAATATACTGTACCAATGACTGACATCCTGTACTGTGATACTGAAAATTATATGTATATGCGATTTGAATCATTTTATACTTCGTGAATACCTACAATTTGTTAATAAAGATAATTCTTGCTATATGTGTACTATATTTGTACTTTGGTAGCATACTTAAGATTATATTAATTCTTTTCAGTGtatgtttttgcctttttatggCTGCTTCTGCAACCCTGCAATTTCTTTCAGgaataataaagtttctatctatatatctgtctaaTTCTGTTTTCCTTGCTTGAGACTCCTTTAGGTAAACAAGTGGAGTCTTTGCTGAGTTTATAACAATTTTCTCATTATATTTCATGTGGGGGATATTTAAGTTGAACAGTTTTAAACAAAACAGGGAGGGTATgcataaattatataatatactagggggtttcGTCCCCCTGCTCagtttgctcaccaacccctccCCCTGGCAGCTACACGCCATTGTGAAcagaggggctgaacgcaccccaaggagatgcagccgcccccccgaaaccccctcttaaatgttgatacaatgggaaacaaataggtttttttttacctcctctttgctcgatcagctgctggcttgctgctgctgccttgctgcgtgatctgcattatGTGCagcgcttcaaacgtttaaaagcctgtacagcagctgtcctactctttgtctgactgccttgtctctcttctcacccagacatcctcaaacactattcaatctcttttcattgttccgttatttcacagagtactATTGTCCATTtgttgcgctaatgcgatgtttactctcatttttgtgagacttttgaattttcctacttccattatctctaacctgctctgcatgtgtatcacgggacttgcttccaatggttgtaagtatgatgtgacttgaccgtctcacgggatgtgaaagtgtctctcttcaaaagatcacgtctcgtcacagGAAAATAGTCTCGTATCAtcgcaagatttattttttttataatagagagactggtgaggtctcacctggagtactgtgtatagttttgttctgcaaattgcaaaaaaaaagacatagcagcactagagaaagtccaaaggAGAGCatctaggctgatttcaggactgagaggtatgagctatgaggacagAGCACAGGGTACAGGCGTAAATTTGTTATGGGCAAACAAAGCTAGAGAGATGTTATTCACACAAATAAGTAAAGACCCATGGTATAAATtgacaagtagtgtggtagagaataGGACTAGAATGGCCTTTAAATCTCCACTTGACTTATTTTGGAGGATCTCGGGGAATAGGATTGTCTAGCCTGTTGGGCTGACTAGCTTGTTCTTGTCAAATTGATTGTAATATTCTTAAAAAACAGTGGATAACTCCTTACCTGTGAAAACATGttggcttattttttttaaaacatttttttttaggaaCACCCAACCCTGGACAAGGCTTCTGCAATGGCAAACCAAATGGCAATTATGCCAATCCCAATGATCCTCACAGCTACATTGCCTGCTCCAATGGATACACATATGTAATGCCTTGTCCTTCTGGGCTGGTTTACAATGCTTCCAAAGACTGGTGTGACTGGCCTCCAAATTCAGGGTCTGGTTAGTAAAAACATTAAGTCTTACCTGAATCTAGTTTTGTGTCTTAACTCTAAAATGGCAGGAAGAATAATGgctttgtctctttttcctttgaATGGCAGGAGGAAAGCCAGATGACAATCAGCCAGGCTGTCAAGTCCCCCTGACATTCTGCAGAAATAAAATCGGTGGAAACTACGTCAATCCCAACAGTCCATATTCCTTCATCATGTGTTCTAACCACCTGACGTACATCATGAAATGCCCTGTAGGtctcatttacaatgatgccattAAAGTGTGTGACTTTCCTACTGCCTCCCCTTAAGGTGAGTAACAAGAGAATACAGCATGCCATCTTATTGTGCAAAACTAATCAAAAATATAGAATTTATAATCTTTTAGTTTAACAGAGCAAATGCAGAGTACACAATGATTCTCTATATCCTCTTATAAGTAAAAAAGCAGCAGGgtttaaaaaacagattttaagaCAACAGAGGGCAGTGTGTAGTCGCAAATGGAAATGAACAGCTCAGGTTAGGATGAGACAGAAAACACTTTcttgaaattattaaaaacaagcaatTCTTTTTTCAGGTTGTATTTTCCAGTCTAATGCAACTCAACCGATGTGTTTTTCAAGATGGACGTTTCTACTATTAATGGTCGATTCACTGTATAAGCATCTTAAACCAAAAACCCACTTTGGAATGCTGGTAGTTTTAATGCTGTGCTATTtgtgaaatgaaaaagaatgcaCATGATTATGAAGTTTTTGAGTTTTCAGGTGCAATATgacaatttgaaatattttttctgaccttctgttttctatttttggtGACTCAGTGTTTTTATTCCTCTTTGTACCAACTTCAATTCAAATACGCAACTcaaactatttcatttttgtattagcCACATGTTTATTATGTGCTTGGATGTcattaaaactttattaaaaatactgaaatgtgtaTGACCATTATTTGGCatatattttctgtatatttgtAAAAATGCACGTTATGCTTGCACTGTATATTTCTGGCTGATTGTCTGTCTTGAAATGGGAGTTTAAAGCCAGGAGGGCACTCAGTCCAGACTCAGAAGACGAGTAGAGGCAAGACGTCAGCTAAATGAAGGAAGACAGTCGaggactgtgtgtatgtgtgtgagagaaAACAcctagctcaaagtgctttacaagttgttaaataaaccattccaaataaaaaccaaaataaataaatgtatgtgaatgaataaataaatgaaataccaaTGATGTTAAAAAGAGGAGTGAGGAACACAGCAAAAAGGGTGTGTGGCCTCACAAAAAAATTACCAGTCCTGAAGAAGCTCACCCCCTAACCAGTTTGCCTCAACCACAATAATTACTTGTTATGAATCTGGcaccagaaaaatataaaaacgaGCAACACTTTTGAAAAGACTCCCAAACAGGCCAGAATCTTCATTCGCCTGCTCCAATGTAACTTTCACTTGAGTAAACCAGATCTTAGGCAAATGGGAAAGTCCCAGCTTGTCCAGTTCAAAAAATGGGAACAggattttaaaattcaaaagtaacTGCCGAGTCTCAGATATGGCAAAAAATTGTCTCACAAAAGAGAGAACTATAAAACTACGGCTTGTACAGAGACAggcccaggcccggtcttaggtattatggggccctaggtgaaaggggagtccaggggcccccctggaagctctgtgaaatgcgtgaaaattagaccaaggagtcgatccggggccccccggacgccggggccctaggcggtcacctacttcgcctatgcctaaggccaggcctgattgggacaaataatgctgtagtatatttaagtatatatgacaattgctcactcggacaatttgttttgggggccctaagctatagcttgtgtagcttatacgtaaatcctgcactggacaGGCCCCTCAAGTATCTTTATAAAAACTCAGCAAAAGCAAGAGACGGCAATGGTAACAACACACTCTGAAGAGCTCACTCAATGAACTGCAAAGGGACTTGTTCTCCCAGCCTGCCTTTAAAGGGTGGGGATGGTCCCTTAGCAGTGTTGCAAGGGTGGTCCCACCCCTTGTGGTTCCTGCCACAAAAGAACATACGAGAGCACACagaaactatataataaataaacagaacacaatTAACAGAAATACATAATAAGAATAAAGATGTAACAGATAattcacaaataaacaaataacaataaaacacaacatatcATAAATGTCTCAATAGAGGAAGAAATCAGGAAAACTCCAGCATGAGACAAGTCTAAGCAAAAATCTTTAtcaataaatatgtttatttataaataataaagaacaaaataggccaaaaaagataaaaaaggaacTGCCTAAAAGGAAAGTCCAGGTAATCAAACCCCAatacacaacatttatttctatagcacattttcatacaaataatgtaggctcaaagtgctttacatgatgaagaaagaaaaaaaaagacaaaataaataagaattaaaattaggcaatactaattaacatagaataaaagtaaggtccgctGGCCAGggcagacagaaaaaaacaaaaacaaaaaaactccagacagctggagaaaaaaataaaatctgcaggggtcccgaggccacgagaccacccagccccctctaggcattctacctaaaataaatgacttCAATCAGCCCTCaatgtattcagggttctcatggaagaacttgatgatgacggtcatgtggacttctggcctttaatccatcataataagaataaaatagtCAAAAATTCACTCATTCCAAAAGaatcaataatataaaaagaCCAACAAATTTCAATGCGCCACACCATTAGAtaacaaaccaacaaaaataacataaacacagaaaaagtAATCTTTCAAAATTAACAATAACTGAAATACAGATAACAGATAACACAAACCTAAGAAAAGCCTCTAGCTataatataacacaaaataatacaCAAGAATCAATCAATATACGCTTACGTAATATCGATAAACAAGTAACAAATAAAGTACAATCCTTATTTATGGATTAAActgctaaattaattttttaagtctctaataaTTATAACAGTAGGTctgatgctatggtcagatggccagggaggaaaaACTCCAGCCGACGAGATGCTGTGAAAAATAAACCTGCAGAAGGTCCAAGGCCAAATGACAGCCACTGGGTATTCTACCAAATAAATGTGATTAAGTAGATCCTTGTTGTTTTGATCCTAGAAgattcaatgcagtg
The sequence above is drawn from the Erpetoichthys calabaricus chromosome 3, fErpCal1.3, whole genome shotgun sequence genome and encodes:
- the LOC114649278 gene encoding chondroitin proteoglycan 2-like, which gives rise to MQSVCMSIDIPEPGYTFCRGKYNGHYTNPTSNINFINCVGGLVYVVPCPHGLIYNSALKTCVTGGSNPNPSFCTGKRDGNYANPKNRHSYVSCSGGLLYIMPCPNDLVYNAARDRCDWDSNGVLPTVTPKPNFCTGKPDGKYPHPSDPNKYIECGGGSATEHTCPAGYKFNPVTKRCELSGCGCNPFPNFCTGKPNGNYPIPNDPDSYINCQNGNPTLMHCPAGHIFNAASGRCEIPGCTCNPPTNFCTGKPNGNYPNPNNPHTYIACCNGVPVEMQCPAGLIYNAAKDQCDWPGSCLPNPGPNFCTGKPNGNYVNPNNPNSYISCSNGLIYIMQCPAGLIYNPDKDWCDWPSSGNNPGTGTPNPGQGFCNGKPNGNYANPNDPHSYIACSNGYTYVMPCPSGLVYNASKDWCDWPPNSGSGGKPDDNQPGCQVPLTFCRNKIGGNYVNPNSPYSFIMCSNHLTYIMKCPVGLIYNDAIKVCDFPTASP